The Synechococcus sp. MU1643 genome contains a region encoding:
- the ispG gene encoding (E)-4-hydroxy-3-methylbut-2-enyl-diphosphate synthase encodes MTALDRRYDTKIHRRVTRTVMVGDVPIGSEHPVVVQSMINEDTLDIDGSVAGILRLVEAGCEIVRVTTPSIGHAKAMAKIRAALREQGCMVPLVADVHHNGIKIALEVAKHVDKVRINPGLFVFDKPDPDRQEFSKEEFAAIGRRIRETFEPLVTLLRDQNKALRIGVNHGSLAERMLFTYGDTPQGMVESAMEFVRICHELDFHNIVISMKASRAPVMLAAYRLMADTMDKEGFNYPLHLGVTEAGDGDYGRIKSTAGIATLLADGLGDTLRVSLTEAPEKEIPVCYSILQSLGLRKTMVEYVACPSCGRTLFNLEEVLHKVRDATNHLQGLDVAVMGCIVNGPGEMADADYGYVGKGPGTIALYRGRDEIRKVPEAEGVDALIQLIKEDGRWVEPA; translated from the coding sequence ATGACTGCCCTGGATCGGCGTTACGACACCAAGATCCATCGCCGTGTGACCCGCACCGTGATGGTGGGTGATGTGCCGATCGGCAGTGAGCATCCTGTCGTTGTTCAGTCGATGATCAACGAGGACACCCTCGATATAGATGGGTCCGTCGCAGGGATCCTTCGGCTTGTGGAAGCTGGATGCGAAATCGTTCGGGTGACGACGCCTTCGATTGGCCATGCGAAGGCCATGGCGAAAATTCGTGCCGCACTTCGAGAGCAGGGCTGCATGGTTCCCCTGGTGGCGGACGTCCACCACAACGGCATCAAAATCGCCCTTGAAGTCGCTAAGCATGTCGACAAAGTCCGGATCAATCCCGGCCTGTTTGTTTTCGACAAGCCCGATCCCGATCGGCAGGAGTTCAGCAAAGAAGAATTTGCTGCCATCGGCCGGCGCATCCGTGAAACGTTTGAGCCCTTGGTGACCCTGCTGCGGGATCAGAACAAGGCGCTTCGAATCGGCGTGAACCATGGCTCCCTGGCGGAGCGGATGCTGTTCACTTACGGCGACACCCCTCAGGGGATGGTCGAGTCAGCGATGGAGTTTGTGCGGATCTGCCATGAGCTTGATTTCCACAACATCGTGATTTCGATGAAGGCGTCGCGTGCTCCGGTAATGCTCGCGGCCTACCGCCTAATGGCGGACACCATGGACAAGGAAGGCTTCAATTACCCGCTCCACCTGGGCGTGACCGAAGCCGGTGATGGTGATTACGGCCGGATCAAGAGCACCGCAGGCATCGCCACCCTGCTGGCCGATGGGTTGGGAGACACCCTCCGGGTCTCGCTGACGGAGGCCCCTGAAAAGGAAATTCCCGTCTGCTATTCGATTCTTCAATCCCTGGGTCTGCGCAAGACCATGGTCGAATACGTTGCCTGCCCCAGCTGCGGTCGCACCCTGTTCAATCTCGAGGAGGTGCTGCATAAGGTGCGGGATGCCACTAATCATCTGCAGGGTCTTGACGTTGCCGTGATGGGATGCATCGTCAATGGTCCCGGAGAGATGGCAGATGCTGACTACGGTTACGTGGGTAAAGGGCCTGGAACCATTGCTTTGTATCGCGGTCGTGATGAAATTCGCAAGGTCCCTGAGGCCGAAGGCGTTGATGCTCTGATCCAGTTGATCAAAGAGGACGGACGATGGGTTGAGCCAGCCTGA